In the Balaenoptera acutorostrata chromosome 16, mBalAcu1.1, whole genome shotgun sequence genome, GTTTTATTCGGGGTGGGGGGGCCTGTCTTCTGTGTTTGTCCAGGTGGCTGTCAATGGAAAACATACCCTGATCTACGCCCACAGGATCAGCCTAGAGAAGATCGACACCCTGGGCATTTATGGCAAAGTGATCATTCACTCCGTGGGTTTCAGCTTCAGCTCGGTCAGTGCCCTTCCACAGGGGGCGGTGGGGGGTCTTTGGTGATGTTTTCTTGAAAACCGTGTAAATATGTCCCTCgctaatgtgttaatttcttggaAGTAAATCTTTCAGACTAGTAGGATGCTAGTCATTGCCCAGGGCTTGTCTGTAGGATCTCAAACCTAGCATGGTcccaacaaaaacccaaaacagtaACAACACAACAAACAGCCTTTACAGCTGGAGAGGGGCTGTTTCCTTGACGCAGGAGCACAGTGGAGCAGTTCGCTAGGATCGTTTCTAGAAGCGGGACGTCAAAGGGTACCTGCATTTTAAGTTAGGATTGAAATTGCTAACCTGCCCTCCAAAGAGAGTAAAACAAAGTAGTCTCAAGATCTGTATTCATTTGCTCACATTCTTCTTGACATTAGTTCTGATTTTAACATTTGCCAGCTtgagagaggggagaaggaagctAATGTTCATGCATTTTTGGATCATAATTTTCTAtcatattttcatgtttaataccatttataattttttttggtatgtCAAGCAGGTTATATTTAGAATTCTGATGGATGTTAAATATTAATCTGAACTTTTCTTCAGGATTTAAGAAGTAGCCAAGCATCTACTCTGGAATGGACAGAGATaagtgaagaaaatgtaaatattaaatctCTTAATGAACCAccagtttaaaaatgtttttttagttGCCATGTAAATTAGGTGGCAGGCAGGCTGAGGTTTAAAAAAACTATGTTTTTAATGTGAAAACTTATGTTTTTAGTAATTAATAGGCTGGAAGTAATCATTTGAAAGGTGCCAGGTGCTGTAAGTTTTGCTGTTTAGACTCTCAGTGGATCTGACCACTACCCACCAATCTTCTGTACAGAGAACTCTCTGAACTGCTGAATAGGGCTGTCAGGAGGTGTTTATAAATAGTGAGCAAAGCCAGTGCATCGGCAAATGAACTTCCACGTGTATCTTCTCCCCCTGTGGAAACAACTGCGGTTCAGATGTTTTGAAAGTGAGGCCTTACTGATCTCAGCACGTTCCTAGACAGACTAGAATCTCAGCATTTGGGGAGCACCCTGGGAAGAACAAGGAAAATGTGTTTGAAGCCCACATGTGGCGTTTGGGAAATGCTCAGCTTGTGGTGGAGGTTATAGGGTTCAGATGAACAGGACAGTCAGTCTGTTCCCAGCCTGAGTGGCACTCTGCAGCTCCAAAGCACTCGGTCAGAAAGCACTGGCCACCTGCATGTCCCCCCGGAGTGGAGCAGGCACTGCCGGCCCAGCTCTGGGTGGTACAGCCAGTAAGACCCAACTGCTcatgttataaaatgtatttcttcccCGTCAGACGtctgtattctttctttctcttccaataGGTACAGAAGTCTGGCGTGTCACAGTTTGTAAGTATTTTTGCTATAACATGTGGAACCTTTTATAAGATTGCCCAGGAAATGAATAGTTGAAGCCTTGGAAGACAGCTTCATTCATTCCATACCTTATTGCAGAACTGTTTCCCTACAGCCTAGTAATAGAGGAGACATTTCTAAAATCGTCCCCAGAACTGTCTACACCAAGAGCAAAGGTTCGCCGGCCAATCACACTTTGACTTGCGCCAAAATACTACCTACCGACTGTTTGTCAAAGGTTTGAAGAGCCaaaattttcttaattctgtCTAACAAGTTAAGTGTTAGTTAGCTGGTATGTGTAACCTCTACCCTCAGTACAAGCCCAAAGCAGCCACTCTGCGTTTGCATTGGTGTCCTGGACGGCTGTCAGTCAACTGGACATCAGGTCCCTGAGCCATTAGTGTGTGTTTCTGTAACTCCCCCTACCTCAGCCGCTTCCCCTCCAGGCTGAAGGCAGCGCACGCTTCAGGCCAGCCGAGGTGACTTTCTCAGAGGGCATTTCACTCAGGCAGAGGATGTCAGGTCCCTCCCCACATCCATTCATTTCACTGTCTGAAACATGGAGTGTTTGCTGTGAGCCAGGGACCCACCTGGGACCAAGGCAGACTTGGTCTGTCCCTTCATGGGTTTCACGGCCTTTAAACATTTCCCAGTGTCTTTCGGCAGTTTTCCCTCAAGATCCCTCTTTGCAGACTTCTTGCTGCTAACTGGGGTTTCTTTGCAGACTCTGCCGTTTGTGGCGAGGTTGAACTCCTCAATGGGCCCTGGACGGACTGTCGTCATAAAAGGAGAAGTAAATACAAACGCCAAAGGGTCAGTATCAGTAAGTGGCTGTAATAATGCAGCTGCTGCTGCGTGTGTCTCTTACAGCTGTAACCCTGTCAACAATCTTGTGAGGTGTAAGTCGGGCTAATGTCATAAGCTTCATTTGAAAAgtgaaactctgaaagccagaggaAGTTGGACTGCTGACAACTAGTAGTTGGCGGCACCTAGGCTCTTTGTGGCCAGGCAGGAGGGTGGCATTTTTGTCCACGAGGCCCACCCTTGTAGAACTGCAGGGCAGCTCTGCGAGAGCAGATCACTTTTATTAGGGCTCATTCCTCTTGCCATGGGTCTTATAAGATTCCTGCTTTTAGAACCTTTTCCAGAGGTGTTCAGAGTTCTGAAAGCTTGAAATGAGAGCTATTTTCTAGCAAGTAGTACACTTTGAAGAAGAACAGTGCACTTGTAAATGCTGAAAGACTTCCTGCTTGGAAGGACCCTATTGCAGCAGACGTGATCCTTTGGGTCACTTGCTCTCATCCTTTAATTTCTTCCCGTAGCCTTAAACGTGGATTTTAAAgttcttcatatttttattttgcaaataacATACTTATACCCACGGTATGCTGACTCggaattttaaatttcacctTCATCGGCATTCCTGGGTCCTTGTGTGTACATGTTTTGTGTAATCAGAGTTTAATTCTGATTGTTAAAATTGCAGAAACTGGACTCCTCTCTTCTACTTGGCTaattagttgttttaaattctctcAAAAGCTTTGCTGTTGATCTACTATCAGGAAAATCCAAGGATATTGCTCTCCACCTGAACCCACGCCTGAATGTTAAAGCATTTGTAAGAAATTCTTTTCTTCAGCAGTCCtggggagaagaagagagaaatattaCCTGTTTCCCTTTTAGTCCTGGGATGTACTTTGAGGTGAGATAATTATCTTTTTTGAAAATGGGACAGGAAAAAGAATCCTGTGGGCAGGGGTAAGATGTAAGATAAATGGTCCATTTAAATTGAGTCCAACTTAATATGTGGAGATTGTgtgtggtttttgtttatttggagaTTGTATTTTGAATGCCGTCTTTTATAACGCAGGTAATCAGCATAAACGGCCAAGCCAGTCGAGTGCCACGTTATTTGCATTGGAATTATCTGACATTTGTTTTCATGATGACAATTTCTGTGTAGCCCCATATTAGTTAATAGGAATTTTAACAGGGACCTTGTCTCAGGGCGGGAGTAGTGCGTTTAACCCTAAGGGAACGTGAGGACGCAGGAGCCACGGGACTGGCGGCACTATCCGTCGTCCCGGTGACACACAGCTTAGGTGGCAGTACTCTCTTCCAGGCGGTCCTGTTTGTGTGTATTCAAAGAAAGACACATTTAGACCATCGGGACTTGAAGGCATGTAGTCCTGAGCCCCCAAAGATGCGAACATTCTAACACAGCCTCTCCCCAGATGTGCTTCCGGGTAGTCTCGCCACGTGGGTGCTGCGTGGTTGGCTGGCTGCCCTCACCAGCTTCCATGACTCACTGCTCACGTGGTCATTTAGGGTCACTGATTCCGGTCATGCTTCTCCAGCATTTTAAACTGTCACATGCTCTGGACCGTCGGAGCTCACAAGACTCCTCAGAGTTGTTAAAAGCGTGGACATCAGGCTGACCGGAAGGTGGTGATTTGGCGCTAATGTTTATTCGTACGTTCCCGTCTAATGCAGCGCCCTGGTGTGGGGAGTGACAGACAGGAGTGAGCTCATCACGGGTTCCCTGGGAGTGGTGGGTAGTCGTTTGGAATTGAGAAGGAGGTGGGGGGGAAGGTAACCTGGGTTTTTTGGATTCCGGGGATGGTACGGGCAAGTCGCTGGAGGTGGGAAGGGTGGCACAGGGCTTGCTGACTAGGCAGCCGTCAGGCTGTGAAGGGTGGCGTGGGTTCACTGGAGGCAGAGGCGGCCGCTCCAGCAGGAAGCTGATCCTTGTGGTTGGTGGCTGGAAACTCGTGACCTGGTTTTTGACCTATTTGAGCCCCAAGTTTGGGACTactgtattaaaataaaagaggacaataatacattcttttaaataattttttccttttgttagttTTCTACTTCAGGAAGAAGAGTAGCTGTCCTCATGTTGGGTCATTGTTGTCAGTTTTTTTGTAGTGATAGCTTTTTTCCAATAGCTTTAAACTCCTGCCTTTTTAATAGGCTTTCATTGAGATTCTCACATCTTTCCATTAAAGccattgttttgcttttaaacagTATCTTCTGTTCCGTGGCATTTCAGGTTCACCTATTAGTTCCAGctgtaatcatttaaaaaatatctttcggTTTTATAACTTCATCTGTGAGCTCTTTATCAAATTCATGTTCTTAGGAGCTGTTCAGGTGGTTGAGGGATCTTGGTGTTCCATGTTTGCATGTAtgtacttttcttttctctttgttttgcaaCAGTGTGTCCACTAGGCTGCCTGCCATTTCTCTTCCATTTGTAACAGAACGTGCTGGCGCTGCACTTGCTCTGACTTAGTCTAGAGAACTCTTCTCCCGCTGCCTCCGTCTAATGCCAGTTTGTGTTTCCTTCTGAGCATAAGGCTGTGTGTTTCGTGTTCTCTTGAGATTTTGTTAAATGTCCATCACCGAGGTCCCTTCCACCTGGTTGAAACTGGGATTTCCACCATCGTTGTGGGCATATAATCCCCAGTTACGGCTATTTTCCCCAGTTCTCTGTATAGCCCTGCCGccttcatctgtgtcagttattgcTGTTATCCATGGAACTTCCCCCTCTTCCTAATCTCCCCCAGCAGCCATTTCCACTAGtcctagcaaaagaaaaaagacactcaGTTGGCTGCTTTGCAGATCCAGATTTTGTGCCTCAGTCTGGCCTCCGGGGAGAGCACGGTGTGGGTTCACCCAACTGGCCCGTGCAGTGTGGGTGGGAAACAAATGGTAGTCAGTGGCCAGACTGGCACGGGGAATGTGGTAGCAGAAGTAAGAGGTTTAGGTGTACGAGCGACTTAAAAGGATAGCAGTTAACTCTGAAGGGCTAACACCAGTGAGGACTCTTAACTGTATCTCTGCCAAAACTCATAGGTTCATAGAACACTGAGCTTTGAAGAGCTTTGGAGAAACAGGCAGGATGTGCTGAGCTGGGTGGGAAGCAGGGTCACCAAGCAGCCGTGCACTCCCTAGCAAGCGCCCTAAACTTCTGAGATTTCACATTGTCTGAGTTGCCCAAGACCCTCGAGTCTGAGGCCGCGAAGTGAGGATCCAAGCCCCTTGGCTCCCAGCCTGTGACTGGGAATCAGCTCTTCTGTGAACGAGCGTCACGGTCAGCCATTTTCTCCTTCCCAAGTGTCGGCGAGGAGGGCGGCTTGCTGCTTACCCAGGAGCACGGGGCAGGAGAGGGTGCGTGCCGAGGACAGGAAGCCAGCAGGCCCTGGGGACAGTGTGAGGGTCCAGGCACGTGAGAGTCACTTCCTGGAGTGGGACAAGGCAGGAAGTGCCACTACAGATACACGTTAGTCGGATCCTGGAAACTGCAGCAGGGAGTCGGTGGCGGCAGGCTGGGAGAGGAAACCAAATGGTTTACTTTTTGACACGCCGTTCGTGTGCGGGAAACAAACTCTTTAGCCCAGGGGCACCACTAATGTTGTGTATACTTTCCTTCCAGATGATAATTTATTGTGATGTTAGAGAATTCAAGGTTGCGGTAAATGGTGTACACAGCCTGGAGTACAGACACAGATTTAAAGACCTGAGTGATATCGACACGCTGGAAATCGATGGCGATATCCACTTACTGGAAGTAAGGAGCTGGTAGCTGACAGGTGTGctacaaaaactgaaatacagaTGACTTCTGTGTAACACTGGCCTTGTTAAAATGCATCTTACTCTCATGATATGGTTTATATATATTGTTAAAGTGAGCTGAAGTCCTACTGGGTGTCCTCAGTCCATGTCACGCAGTGAGGCTTTGTCAAGCAAAAAATGAGGACATTTGAGGCAACAGCAGCTTATAGCCATTATTCTAACAGGCCTTTCTGCTCGCTCTCCTGCACCCTGGCCGCCTCTTTTTCAAACCTGCTTCACATTCAGCAAGTGTTTACTAAGAGCCTGCTGTGACACAGTAGCCACCCTGCACGGAGCGCTCGTCTCCTGCCAGCactgtgctgggagctgggaggaCACAGTGGGGCACGTACGTTCCCTGTTCTGTTCACCTCAGAGCCTTCCGTGCTTTGCCACTGTGCCGTTGTTTCTCCTCCATGCACTATATAAACCCACCAGGCactgaaaagaaagaattattcTATTAGATCACCTAAGGACACTAATCTATAGGCGACACCACTCTTCCTCCAGTGCTGCCCTTCATACCCAGTGTTTGATCGTATCCCGTAATTGAGAGGATTGATGTTGACCTACATCTGGCGATTTTCTTTAGCATAATATCTAGCTCTTCTAGCTGTAAGCATTACCAAATATCATTATGAGATCTGAACACAGCACAAGATAGAggcaaaaaacaaagcaaaatgaacaAAACCAAATGGTGCTGAAATAAACTTGATGTCAATCTCCAGGCCACTGATCTTCTGTACCAGTATTATTTTAGAATATTGGAATTTAGGGTGAGTCAGAGGTCTCCTCTGCATATACTCTATAGAAAGTTTAAGGTAGACGAGAGATGGATTCAATTTGTAAAATGTTTGCGGGTAACAAAGCAATGCCAACATTAGACTTAATGGTTGATTACAGAACAGGCCCTATCAGAAAGTAAAATAGACCAGCAGAGACCAGTGGAGTAGAGAGAGGCGGTGTGTGTCTGTTCCTTGTCCGCACGCAGACCAGCACGGCCTCTCCTCCTCTAAGACGACCCCATCATCGTTAGTGACTGAGATCAAAACGCTGTTCTCCCTTCAGTGATTAAAATCAAACCTGTACTAACAAGTTAAACTGttgttgcatttctgtaattttttctgttttattctttgaaGCGAGTTGGCAGAAGTTCTTTGTAGAATTCTTACAGGTCAGATCTTGTCACAGGGAATTTCAAAGCCTTGGGAGTGGGGAGGTAAAAAGCTAGATCAGTcatatcattttatattaaatcGCTGGGCTGAATTCTGCCAGGATTTGGGAATATTTTCATAACAGCTTTTGGTTAGGTATTATTTGTATCCCTGTAGTGGAAAGAATACTATTACCagtcttacttttaaaaagtactcaGTGTAGAAACTTCTAGCACCTAATTCTTTTCCACcttttcatattaatttattatGCTCAGTCTTGCCaagctcaaacaaacaaacaaacaaaaaacactggtGGAGGAGAGGATGTTGGGAAAGCTATAGAAGGCAAGAAGGGTCTAGAATCCCCCaaggttttttccccctccagAAAAGAACATCAGAGGGCCTGGCAGATGGTGGAAACTGTGGACcacttaggaaaaaagaaaagcccacttGCCTTGCTTCCTGTAAGTCTTAAACGTAGTTCATTTCCGTTTTATGTGGATGACACTAAGAAGTCAGACCATTTCTTTGATAGAATAAGTACAAAATCTTAAGATTGTTTTTGAAAAGACGCTATTAGCATTTATTAATGAATCATGTTGAGATGTTTCATAAAGAGAAATGTGCATTCCTAGCAAGCTGTCTCCAAACTGCAAATCAGCCTTTTGCTTGTCACGATTCCACACTAAGTTTCTGTATTAAATTAGATCAAGGGCTTTCAGACTTGATTTGAACATCTATGGAACAGTGCTTAGAtgccttaaattttaaaaaggcataaataaataaaatgccttaaacaaaataaaggcagatttgtttacttttctttgcACCCTCACTTTGCAGCTTCACCACGACATAGTACAGAGATTAGAGAACTTCAaagctttgaaaaaaaatctgttgtttacTTTACTCCTCATAAAAGTAATCCTTGGTTAACCACCAACAGAAATGTGAGCATTTCTAACCCTGAAGGGGCTCCTTCTTACCACCTCGTGTCTCCGGGCCCTCGTTATCTGCGGGAGCAGTCAGGTGTGGCTGTCTTATAAACAGCCTActgcctccacccctgccccccaacagACTGAAGGATAAAGGAGAGACGAGCATAGTCGAGAGTAGAAAATGTATTCCAGAACGACTCCCCTCCACGAGCACGTGCAAAGATTAAGACTGACGTGTCatctatccaaaatgaaaagtaCAAGTCCAAATGGCTTTACAGTTCAAAGCATTCTTGCCGGGTGCTGAATAACTAACTAACTCTCATTTTCTTGAAGTAAAGAGCTGCTTTGAGTGAAATCTCTGACACGGATACCACGTACAAAAGATAGATAGTCCTTTACCAGGAAAGTCAAGGCTTTACCGTCTAAATGGGGGTTAGCTTTGGGTGCTAAAATTAATCATGTATGTAATGGTAATAACATCACTCAGAAAAGACCATAATCGATGGTCTTAATTAAACAAACAGCAGTCTGTATAAAAATACCATGTATCGTTTACTCTTTTTGTATATTCTGTACAACTGGGAGGAGAGGGTTATGTGGTAGCACAAACCAGGTGGGAATTTTGTAAAGAAGTCCAAGTAGGTGTTACGGCACCAAAAGTAATATGGTCCTAAACACCCAAAATAAAAATACGAAAAATAAGTCTGACCTCTGAACAGAGCATGAAATACCAGAAGCCCGGGTGTTAGAAGTAGCTCTGGAGCGGCTCTCCCAGGACGGTTTCCAGCTGCTGGACAGTCTTCTGGCACTGGCGCTCCACCTCTTCACACTCatctaaaaaaaacacaatgaaaatgaGTCCGTCTTCCTGCCTCAGTTCTCAGAGCCTGGTTCTTCACGTCTCGCATCCGCTGGCCGTCGGCCAGAAGAGAGGAATGAAGCGCAGTACTACATGGAGGCGGAAGCCGTCCTGGGaacccctcctctgccttcctccttcctccttccttcccttctttcggTCTAGGACTTGGGAAGCAGAATAAGACAGACCCCAAAAGAGTGGTGCACAGATGAGAATTCCAGATGCCTAGCGAAGCCACTCTTTTTAGTAGTTCACACAGCCCCTCTCCAGGAGGGAGGAAACAAAGGTGCAGGCACCTGGTTTTGGATCAGCAGTGAATCGCTAACGTGAAGGCATCTGTCCGCTCGCCTCCATCACCCCGCTAATAAGCTGCGCTGTTATTTCTTGGGCTGCGTGGTGACACACTGCTCGTCCTGCCGTTCGTCCAGAACTGCCCAAACCTGGACTTAAGCCCCAGTTCCACCTGTCACACATTTTTATCAGCTAGATTACTTAATCTCTTATTAAAGCCTCTagttttctcctttataaaagGGGGATAACGGCATCATCCACATAGAGC is a window encoding:
- the LGALS8 gene encoding galectin-8 isoform X4, with product MMLSLNSLQNVVYNPIIPYVGTISEQLEPGTLIVLRGHVPSDSDRFQVDLQCGSSVKPRADVAFHFNPRFRRANCIVCNTLKNEKWGWEEITYDMPFKKEKSFEIVIMVLKDKFQVAVNGKHTLIYAHRISLEKIDTLGIYGKVIIHSVGFSFSSDLRSSQASTLEWTEISEENVQKSGVSQFPSNRGDISKIVPRTVYTKSKGSPANHTLTCAKILPTDCLSKTLPFVARLNSSMGPGRTVVIKGEVNTNAKGFAVDLLSGKSKDIALHLNPRLNVKAFVRNSFLQQSWGEEERNITCFPFSPGMYFEMIIYCDVREFKVAVNGVHSLEYRHRFKDLSDIDTLEIDGDIHLLEVRSW
- the LGALS8 gene encoding galectin-8 isoform X1, with the translated sequence MYHFLRTGACRSSAAFQQKLHSGLLVALCCSEDTVMITFQSHHRALSRIPCYTIIPYVGTISEQLEPGTLIVLRGHVPSDSDRFQVDLQCGSSVKPRADVAFHFNPRFRRANCIVCNTLKNEKWGWEEITYDMPFKKEKSFEIVIMVLKDKFQVAVNGKHTLIYAHRISLEKIDTLGIYGKVIIHSVGFSFSSDLRSSQASTLEWTEISEENVQKSGVSQFPSNRGDISKIVPRTVYTKSKGSPANHTLTCAKILPTDCLSKTLPFVARLNSSMGPGRTVVIKGEVNTNAKGFAVDLLSGKSKDIALHLNPRLNVKAFVRNSFLQQSWGEEERNITCFPFSPGMYFEMIIYCDVREFKVAVNGVHSLEYRHRFKDLSDIDTLEIDGDIHLLEVRSW
- the LGALS8 gene encoding galectin-8 isoform X5, producing MYHFLRTGACRSSAAFQQKLHSGLLVALCCSEDTVMITFQSHHRALSRIPCYTIIPYVGTISEQLEPGTLIVLRGHVPSDSDRFQVDLQCGSSVKPRADVAFHFNPRFRRANCIVCNTLKNEKWGWEEITYDMPFKKEKSFEIVIMVLKDKFQVAVNGKHTLIYAHRISLEKIDTLGIYGKVIIHSVGFSFSSDLRSSQASTLEWTEISEENVQKSGVSQFTLPFVARLNSSMGPGRTVVIKGEVNTNAKGFAVDLLSGKSKDIALHLNPRLNVKAFVRNSFLQQSWGEEERNITCFPFSPGMYFEMIIYCDVREFKVAVNGVHSLEYRHRFKDLSDIDTLEIDGDIHLLEVRSW
- the LGALS8 gene encoding galectin-8 isoform X2, which gives rise to MYHFLRTGACRSSAAFQQKLHSGLLVALCCSEDTVMITFQSHHRALSRIPCYTIIPYVGTISEQLEPGTLIVLRGHVPSDSDRFQVDLQCGSSVKPRADVAFHFNPRFRRANCIVCNTLKNEKWGWEEITYDMPFKKEKSFEIVIMVLKDKFQVAVNGKHTLIYAHRISLEKIDTLGIYGKVIIHSVGFSFSSVQKSGVSQFPSNRGDISKIVPRTVYTKSKGSPANHTLTCAKILPTDCLSKTLPFVARLNSSMGPGRTVVIKGEVNTNAKGFAVDLLSGKSKDIALHLNPRLNVKAFVRNSFLQQSWGEEERNITCFPFSPGMYFEMIIYCDVREFKVAVNGVHSLEYRHRFKDLSDIDTLEIDGDIHLLEVRSW
- the LGALS8 gene encoding galectin-8 isoform X3, whose amino-acid sequence is MLFRCSCLNGHHRALSRIPCYTIIPYVGTISEQLEPGTLIVLRGHVPSDSDRFQVDLQCGSSVKPRADVAFHFNPRFRRANCIVCNTLKNEKWGWEEITYDMPFKKEKSFEIVIMVLKDKFQVAVNGKHTLIYAHRISLEKIDTLGIYGKVIIHSVGFSFSSDLRSSQASTLEWTEISEENVQKSGVSQFPSNRGDISKIVPRTVYTKSKGSPANHTLTCAKILPTDCLSKTLPFVARLNSSMGPGRTVVIKGEVNTNAKGFAVDLLSGKSKDIALHLNPRLNVKAFVRNSFLQQSWGEEERNITCFPFSPGMYFEMIIYCDVREFKVAVNGVHSLEYRHRFKDLSDIDTLEIDGDIHLLEVRSW
- the LGALS8 gene encoding galectin-8 isoform X6; this translates as MYHFLRTGACRSSAAFQQKLHSGLLVALCCSEDTVMITFQSHHRALSRIPCYTIIPYVGTISEQLEPGTLIVLRGHVPSDSDRFQVDLQCGSSVKPRADVAFHFNPRFRRANCIVCNTLKNEKWGWEEITYDMPFKKEKSFEIVIMVLKDKFQVAVNGKHTLIYAHRISLEKIDTLGIYGKVIIHSVGFSFSSVQKSGVSQFTLPFVARLNSSMGPGRTVVIKGEVNTNAKGFAVDLLSGKSKDIALHLNPRLNVKAFVRNSFLQQSWGEEERNITCFPFSPGMYFEMIIYCDVREFKVAVNGVHSLEYRHRFKDLSDIDTLEIDGDIHLLEVRSW